The proteins below are encoded in one region of Sminthopsis crassicaudata isolate SCR6 chromosome 1, ASM4859323v1, whole genome shotgun sequence:
- the KBTBD2 gene encoding kelch repeat and BTB domain-containing protein 2, translating into MSTQDERQINTEYAVSLLEQLKLFYEQQLLTDIVLIVEDTEFSCHKMVLATCSSYFRAMFMSGLSESKQTHVNLRNVDSATLQLIIAYAYTGNLAINDSTVEQLYETACFLQVEDVLQRCREYLIKKINAENCVRFLSFADLFSCEELKQSAKRMVEHKFTAVYRQDAFMQLSHDLLIDILSSDNLNVEKEETVREAAMLWLEYNPESRSQYLSSVLSQIRIDALSEVTQRAWFQGLPPNDKSVVVQGLYKSMPKFFKPRLGMTKEEMMIFIEASSENPGSLYSSVCYSPQAEKVYKICSPPADLHKVGTLVTPDNDIYIAGGQVPLKNTKTNYSKTSKLQAAFRTVNCFYWFDAQQNTWFPKTPMLFVRIKPSLVCCEGYIYAIGGDSVGGELNRRTVERYDTEKDEWTLVSPLPCAWQWSAAVVVHDCIYVMTLNLMYCYFPRSDSWVEMAMRQTSRSFASAAAFGDQIFYIGGLHIASSSGLRLPTSTVDGSSVTVEVYDVNKNEWRMAANIPAKRYSDPCVRAVVISNSLCVFMRETHLNERAKYATYQYDVELDRWSLRQHISERVLWDLGRDFRCTVGKLYPSCLEESPWKPPACLFSPDGADEFELDRDVVALPPV; encoded by the exons ATGTCCACTCAGGACGAGAGGCAGATCAATACGGAATATGCCGTCTCCTTGTTGGAACAGTTAAAACTGTTCTACGAGCAGCAACTGCTCACTGACATAGTGTTGATTGTTGAGGATACTGAATTCTCTTGTCATAAGATGGTTCTTGCAACATGTAGCTCTTATTTCAG GGCCATGTTCATGAGCGGACTCAGCGAAAGTAAACAGACACACGTGAACCTGAGGAATGTTGACTCGGCTACTTTACAGCTCATCATAGCTTATGCGTACACGGGGAATTTGGCAATAAATGATAGCACTGTGGAGCAGCTCTATGAAACGGCTTGCTTCCTACAG GTAGAAGATGTGTTACAGCGGTGTCGAgaatacttaattaaaaaaataaacgcTGAGAACTGTGTCCGCTTCCTGAGTTTTGCGGATCTCTTCAGCTGTGAGGAGTTGAAGCAGAGCGCCAAGCGGATGGTGGAGCACAAGTTCACGGCCGTGTATCGCCAGGATGCCTTCATGCAGCTGTCTCACGACCTGCTCATAGACATCCTAAGCAGTGACAACTTGAACGTGGAAAAGGAGGAGACGGTCCGAGAAGCCGCCATGCTGTGGCTCGAGTACAACCCGGAGTCCCGCTCGCAGTATCTGTCCTCGGTGCTCAGCCAGATCCGAATTGACGCCCTTTCCGAAGTGACGCAGAGGGCCTGGTTTCAGGGGCTGCCGCCCAACGACAAGTCTGTTGTGGTCCAGGGCCTCTACAAATCCATGCCCAAGTTCTTCAAGCCAAGGCTCGGGATGACCAAAGAGGAAATGATGATTTTCATTGAGGCCTCCTCGGAAAATCCCGGGAGTCTGTACTCTTCTGTCTGTTACAGCCCCCAGGCAGAAAAAGTCTATAAGATCTGCAGCCCGCCCGCTGACCTGCACAAGGTTGGGACCCTCGTCACGCCCGACAACGACATCTACATCGCCGGGGGACAGGTTcctctaaaaaatacaaaaaccaaTTACAGCAAAACGAGCAAGCTTCAGGCTGCCTTCCGAACTGTGAACTGCTTTTACTGGTTTGATGCCCAGCAGAACACTTGGTTCCCAAAGACCCCGATGCTCTTTGTCCGCATCAAGCCCTCTCTGGTTTGCTGTGAAGGCTACATCTATGCCATCGGGGGAGACAGCGTGGGTGGGGAGCTCAACCGAAGGACCGTGGAGCGGTACGACACCGAGAAGGACGAGTGGACCCTGGTGAGCCCCCTGCCCTGCGCCTGGCAGTGGAGTGCCGCCGTCGTGGTCCATGACTGCATTTACGTGATGACGCTGAACCTCATGTATTGCTACTTTCCCAGGTCAGACTCGTGGGTGGAAATGGCCATGAGGCAGACGAGCAGATCCTTTGCGTCGGCCGCGGCTTTTGGCGATCAGATCTTCTACATCGGAGGCCTCCATATTGCCAGCAGCTCCGGCCTGAGGCTACCGACCAGCACTGTCGACGGCTCTTCTGTCACCGTGGAAGTGTATGACGTGAACAAGAACGAGTGGAGGATGGCGGCCAACATCCCTGCCAAGCGGTACTCGGACCCTTGTGTGAGAGCTGTAGTGATCTCGAATTCTTTGTGCGTTTTTATGCGAGAAACCCACTTAAACGAGAGAGCAAAATACGCCACCTACCAATACGATGTGGAGCTCGACCGCTGGTCTCTGCGGCAGCACATATCCGAGCGTGTGTTATGGGACTTGGGCAGAGATTTCCGATGCACTGTGGGAAAGCTGTATCCATCTTGCCTCGAAGAATCTCCGTGGAAACCGCCCGCGTGTCTTTTTTCGCCCGATGGAGCCGATGAGTTTGAGCTAGACCGGGACGTGGTTGCCTTGCCCCCTGTATAG